One region of Glycine max cultivar Williams 82 chromosome 9, Glycine_max_v4.0, whole genome shotgun sequence genomic DNA includes:
- the LOC100779836 gene encoding BTB/POZ domain-containing protein At1g30440: MTCVKLGSKADAFQRQGQAWFCTTGLPSDIVVEAGEMSFHLHKFPLLSRSGVLEKMIAEASESEEECVISLSDIPGGAKTFELVAKFCYGVKLELTASNVVYLWCAAERLEMNEEYGEGNLISQAETFFNQVVLHSWKDSLRALQTCDDVLAHAEELHIVKRCIESLAAKASTDPNLFGWPVLERGGPLQSPGGSVLWNGISTGARPKHSSSDWWYEDVTNLSLPLYKTLIAVMESRGIRQEIIAGSLAFYAKTYLPGLNRRQVSGESSSRPSQVAMGSPLSEYDQKILLEEVDGLLPMQKGLVQTKFLFGLLRTAMILRVSPSCISNLEKRIGMQLDQATLEGLLMPNFSYSMETLYNVDCVQRILDHFLAMDQVTGCASPCSIDDGQLIGSPSLTPITMVAKLIDGYLAEVAPDINLKLPKFQALAAAVPEYARPLDDGLYRAIDIYLKSHPWLVESEREQLCRLMDCQKLSLEACTHAAQNERLPIRIIVQVLFFEQLQLRTSIAGCFLVSDNLDGSRQLRSGFVGSTEGGWASAVKENQVLKVGMDNMRMRVSELEKECSNMRQEIEKLGRTKGSSAWGTVSKKLGFKLKSQMCSAQEGSVSNQNNANNNVEKLKERHVKHKKGSSISDKASVSSIVHS, encoded by the exons ATGACTTGCGTGAAATTGGGTTCCAAAGCTGATGCTTTCCAGCGTCAAGGGCAGGCCTG GTTCTGCACAACTGGGCTTCCTAGCGATATAGTTGTTGAAGCTGGAGAGATGTCCTTTCATCTTCACAAG TTCCCTTTGCTCTCTAGAAGTGGAGTTCTGGAAAAAATGATTGCCGAGGCTTCTGAGTCAGAGGAAGAATGTGTAATATCCCTCAGTGACATTCCTGGTGGGGCTAAAACATTTGAACTTGTGGCAAAATTCTGTTATGGTGTGAAACTTGAACTTACTGCATCAAATGTTGTGTACCTCTGGTGTGCTGCAGAGCGTCTTGAAATGAATGAGGAATATGGTGAAGGTAATCTTATTTCACAGGCTGAAACCTTTTTCAATCAAGTGGTCCTCCACAGTTGGAAAGACTCTCTGAGGGCACTTCAAACCTGTGATGATGTTTTGGCCCATGCTGAAGAGCTCCACATTGTGAAAAGATGCATTGAATCACTGGCAGCAAAGGCGTCTACTGATCCAAATTTATTTGGGTGGCCAGTTCTGGAGCGTGGTGGTCCTTTGCAGAGCCCTGGCGGAAGTGTTTTGTGGAATGGAATAAGTACTGGGGCAAGACCCAAACATTCGAGTTCAGATTGGTGGTATGAGGATGTAACGAATTTGAGTTTACCTCTTTATAAGACATTGATAGCTGTCATGGAATCTCGAGGCATTAGGCAGGAGATTATTGCTGGTTCTCTTGCTTTCTATGCTAAAACATATCTGCCTGGGTTAAATCGACGTCAGGTTTCTGGCGAGTCCAGTAGCCGTCCGTCACAGGTAGCTATGGGGTCTCCACTATCTGAATACGACCAGAAGATTCTACTGGAAGAGGTTGATGGATTGCTCCCAATGCAGAAGGGTCTGGTCCAAACAAAGTTCTTGTTTGGTTTATTACGAACAGCGATGATTCTACGAGTGAGCCCCTCTTGCATATCAAACTTGGAGAAACGGATTGGCATGCAGCTTGATCAAGCTACTCTGGAAGGTCTCTTGATGCCAAATTTCTCATATTCAATGGAGACTCTTTACAATGTTGACTGTGTGCAAAGAATTCTTGACCATTTCCTTGCCATGGATCAGGTTACTGGCTGTGCCTCTCCATGCTCAATTGATGATGGTCAATTGATTGGGTCTCCTTCACTAACACCAATCACCATGGTAGCAAAGCTTATTGATGGTTATTTGGCAGAGGTTGCCCCagatattaatttaaaacttcCCAAGTTTCAAGCCCTTGCCGCTGCTGTTCCAGAGTATGCCAGGCCTTTGGATGATGGTTTATATCGTGCCATAGATATTTATTTGAAG TCTCACCCATGGTTGGTGGAGTCAGAGAGAGAGCAACTATGTAGGCTGATGGATTGCCAGAAGCTCTCATTAGAAGCATGCACTCATGCTGCGCAGAATGAAAGGCTACCCATCAGAATAATTGTCCAAGTTCTATTTTTCGAGCAGCTCCAGCTTCGGACTTCAATCGCCGGTTGCTTTCTAGTTTCGGACAATCTCGATGGATCAAGGCAGTTGAGAAGTGGTTTTGTTGGATCTACAGAGGGTGGCTGGGCGTCGGCCGTGAAGGAAAACCAGGTTTTGAAAGTGGGAATGGATAACATGAGGATGCGGGTGTCTGAGCTTGAGAAGGAGTGCTCAAACATGAGGCAGGAGATTGAGAAACTGGGTCGCACGAAGGGATCAAGCGCTTGGGGAACCGTGTCTAAGAAACTTGGGTTTAAGTTAAAGTCTCAGATGTGTAGTGCTCAAGAAGGGTCAGTTAGCAACCAGAACAACGCAAATAATAATGTTGAGAAGTTGAAGGAAAGACATGTAAAGCACAAGAAAGGTTCTTCTATTAGTGACAAAGCATCAGTCTCTTCAATTGTTCATTCGTAG